TAGTCCCATACCTCCGGTACACGTTAACTGCGGTCAAAGCCCTTATATTCTCAAATCTTGCAATCTGTTGTGTTGTTTATAGTTGAAGATCAATAAGATCGCCATAATCCGCGCTTATAGGACCTAACTTGAGTACCACGTGATGTACCTTAATGCCATCAGAAGGACACTTTGCCATGATTGAATCATGTAATGATGCTGTATAATGCTCAAGTAGTCCCCATAGAGCGTTTCAGCGACTTCTGGTTCGAATTGCACGAGTTAAAGGGACCCATCTTGCCATGCTAGACAGCAGACAAATCCTACACCATCATATAGGgttcttcaacctcttaGAGTCCAATTAGCAATCATTGACGCTGTCGGGGATTGTGTGTGCTCTATTGTAAGCTTTCTATTGCTCATCGCCCTTCTCATAAGTGAGCAGTGAACGGCTGAAATTTCCCGGGCCATCATAACTTCGACAAAACTTTGATAAAGACCTACTGAGCCACTGATCGGCCAGTGTCCCTATGAATCGTATTCGAAATCTCATAGGCCATCAGAGATCAGGAACGACAAGTGATCAGCAGGATTCTAACGAACAGCAGCCAGTTGCGATCAATAACGATGTAGATGACCAATCAACGGTATTCGGCGATCAGAGCGATGAAATTCCAGATACAGTAACTTTAAACACGGTGGTTTCAGGTAGTTTGACCATAGGGGATTTTCAGAGACAGGGATTTGTCAATCGATGTCCAACTTTCAATGCTGCACGTACGATGCCTTTAGCATATGTATTACTAACCAAaggcttcttctgcttccCCAGTGAGAAAGCTTATGAGAAGTTTTTGGATAACAACAGAACGTTTAACACGCTTGATACAAATGAAGGGTTGGGAATTCCGCTGTTTCACGCTATATCAGCAGGTGTGATCAAGACTATGTTCAATAGACATGCTCCCATAATGAGAATTTACAAATACATGATTATCGACACAGATACAGAGAAACCTCCAAAAGATGGTACATTAGTCGCCCAGGATGGATCTAAAATGCTTTACAAGTATCTTTTTTGCACAATCTACCAAGAATTAATGAATGATTACAGTCGTGTCGAGCATAAGTTCGTCTTCAGCGGTGAAACTGCGCCAGAAAATATAGTACTGGCTAATTATGTTTTAACCCGGGGTACGGATACCAAGATGCAGGGTTTAAATTTACGTTGGTACGGAACCACCGGTTTTGCTTCACCTTTTGGTGCAAGCGTCCTCAAGCTATTGGTTCTCGATGACGGAATGCCGTCAATGATGGATCAATGCAAGCTGGAAGAGTTCGAAGAGTATTCGAAATCTTATAAGGGCAGATCTTTGGGGAAGTTGCCCATTTGGGCCACTTATTCAGATAAGTGCTCCACCATGATACCAAAGAAGCGCTCCTTGAGACTCGCAGAGTTTAATGTGGGCGAAACTGGTCGTGAGTGTTCACGAGGAATAATAGACATTCCAATCGAAACACAGGCACTGGCTTGTATGTGTATGGTCCTGCATGATTTTGAAAGCAGGAAGGATAGACGTGGCGGTGGTGCGATGGTTCTACCTGCAGTTCCTTTTATTTAGCTTAATATGACTTATAGTGAGGTTTAAAATACTGGTAAAATACAAACTGTAACTCAGTTACACATAAAATGACATAAAATAGGATAAAACTGCTCTTGGCGAGCTATCCTCGAAAGAATGAACAAATAAACACTATTGGATAGTGGACGTTTCGTAGACGACCATCGTACTCGTGATAGTGGTAGCAGCGTCGATAGACTGACTAGGATCCGTCAAGTAGAAAGTGCTGTAatattcatcatcttcgtaGTATACTGAGCACTTACCATCAGTCCCTGTAACAGTTGAATATGGTGTTACCGAACTGCCCAGGTTACCTGTtgtggaagatgatgatgtgcTTGAAGTCGTGGAAATAGTAGAGGAAGAAGCACTATTAGTACTGCTTGTCATTGAGGCAGTTGACTCTGGCTGTAACGTCACGATAGATCTCGATTGAGAAGCTTGAGTGGCCtgtgatgaagaaaaagatgTTGTGGATGTTGTGGTTGTGCTGGAAGTAGTTTCATCCGCTGACGAAGTAGTAGAACTACTTTGAGCGGTTGAAGTAACTTCAGAGGCAGAGataattttttcagttgTAGTTTCAACTTCGGAATTATCCAGCGTAACCTCTCTCACACGGGTTGTGGTATAATAATGGGTCTCAACGCGTACACTAGGAGGTGCAATTGTACTTGTAACGACAGCATAACTGTAGACAACACCATCGGaggtgaaaagattgaCATCATCGGATTTGACGGTGGCTAATAGTAGAGCAATACTGGAAAGGAAAGTTTTTAGTTGGAATCTCATTTTGTAATGGTTGTTATTCTAGTAATAAATTGAATGAATGAATGAATGATCGATAATCAATAGTAATAATGAAAGACTTGGGTAAGGTAGAATTAACAGTAACTTTAAGGAATGTCTGTAGTTGGAAATAGGCTATCAGTTATGCTGTCCTACTCAGTACGCACGAAGGTAAAGGAATGAATATGGTGACAAAGCACTGTGggatgatttgaaaggAATGGTTTTCTTAGTGATTTGATATCTATAAAGGTGAAAATGTCATTTCTGAATGGGAATAAACAGCTGTGTCTGTCATAGCCTTTTATACTTTCAGCCATCAGATTATTTTGAAACAAGACCAGCGATGGCTTGGTTTCCTGCCATGTTGTCCTGCTCGCTGCACTCTCGATTGATCAACAGTGCAGCGACCTGCCATTCCACAGTATAATTGTTCCCGTAACTCAGTAAGTAACCAGCATAGTATTAAAaaactcattgaaaataacAACAGCTGGTCAGCCAACACACATAGTCGATAAAATTGTCAGTAGACAACTCTTCCAGCACAATCCATGCTATGCAAGCAAACTTGTTATGTTGATTTTGGCTTTGTTATGCtttgtcaatttttctGCTTAACGCGCGTCAAGCGAAAGGTAAACAAACAAAGCCAGCAAGCGTCGTAAAGACAGTGGTGAAAACCCAAATTTCTACCTAACGATTCCTCTTACGGCGGTTCTTTTGATGCTGatgttgatgttgttgttcttgcTTGTCGCTTGTTCTCGGAATGCTATCATACTCGTACATCTTATTGTACCACTTAATCATATTTCGCGGTGGTTCGCCGAAAACCATGTAATATTCACAAAACAAACACAGGGGACTCTTTTGGTCTATCAGTGCTGTGAAGTTGGGTGTCCGCTTCGTGTGTGAAGTGGGATACTCGAAGTCGAGATGTTTGTGATTATTCATCTTTGTGCTGGGCTCGTATTGTTGGGAAGATTCTTCGCTGGGTAGACCAGCTTCCGGCTCGTCATCCATGCATTTGTCGTCATCATGTTCATCAATTATCCTGAGTTGTTCCAGGTTCCGTTTAACATTTTGTTGGCGTTGCTTTGCCGTTTGGAGATGTCCCAGACTTGTCATAGCTTCTTGCAAATCTATAAAGGACTCCTCTGTGATATTGAGCTCGTCGCCATTTACCACTGCGTGCAACCTTCCATCGGGTCCCGTTTGCATACCATTCGGTAGCACTGATTCTAGCATTTGTGTGATATGCTCACCAATCTGGTCTGGCGATCCCATCAGCTCTTGGGTCCCACAATCGAAGATTATCTCACCGTCTTCGCCATCAAGGTGTAACTCTGGATCATCAAAATCGGCTAAGCTCTCATGGTTTGTCTCCACGATACTCTGGCTCGCTGAAAATTCTTCGTCTATGCTCACTACATCATCCGCTTTAGGTAGTTCTTTaagattctttctttctgcCGCTCGACCAAATAGAGCCTGTAAAGTAGTTTGGTCCACAGACGGTCTTTTGTGATCTCGAAGTGGGCCCTTCAGTACTTTTGATAGCGCCTGCATGCCTTGTTGCATCATCACGTTTACCGACAGTGATGCGTTGTTGCTTATTTCAGATGCTGGCATTATTagaatttgcaaaatgatATCTGGGTCCACAATTGAGGCCCTGGCGATTCAATCAATGAACATAAACTCGCCAATGGCCATCTTTTGACACTTTTACTCATccacttttcaaattgatgaggGCAAGCAGTTACCCAGCCCTCTTCGCTCTCCATATAAAACTTCTAATCATCAATTCAGCTCTAAAAGAGCCTGTCGTTGAGCCCAGTCAATGAccttttcatcaagttcaGTCCGTAGGTGTATGTGTTGAGCTTTTTCCTGGAGCTTTTTGGCCTCAAAAGGCTTCGATTGATGTTCACTTTTGTTGAAAGTAAGCATGACAGCACAACCTATACTTCAAGTTGGTGTATACTAGCTATCCGTTGTTGACACTGTCAATTTAAGTGCTATTAACCTTTGGCAGttctttaatctcttgGCGGCTATCTAGAAGTTTTATTGCATGAAGCTCTCCTGCGAACTCTTCAAACGTAGGACAGGTATGCAGCTGCAGAACCAACAGCGTGGAACTCATACTCCAATGGATATGATTTCATTGGGGTTGTGAAtgtttgaacttcttgtttTGTGATGTACATGGCTTAGCGGCTAACACTATTCTCAGAAAACTTTAAAATGTTACCAAACTTAAAAAGACCTTCCACCTGCTAAGACAGATCATACTTTAGTTTTATATAAATTACTATGATATTGAGCACTCAattctttttcaaagttctttgCTTCTCTGCGTTCTCAATGAGTTTCTCATTGATAAATAAACCTTTGCGCCTTCTAACATTATTCATATGTCTACGAGCAATGTTTTCCTTATCAGCGGTATCACCCAACTCTtctaactcttcttcagtcgTAGGAACCCAGAATGGGTCCAGATCTATGCATTCGAAGCCCGCAAATACCAGCTGAGGTTGAGCCGCACCGGAAGTCTTCTTTCTTATATCTTCACTGAAACCGAAAGCCTCCACAACAGGAATATGAGCttcaatttggaagaaaggAGTTCCTTCCTTCATCTCTTCGGACACAATTTTTCCTCGTCTTTGTTGCACAACAGCATAAACTTTACCGAGTACATCAACTGAAGTCTGAATATTACAAGAATACATTGCCCACATCATCCTTGGCGCCCAATCGAGGAATCCTTCATGAATGGAGTCACGCGTTGAAGTGATCAATCTACCCGAGACGTCCAGCAGGTCCCTTTGGTACTGTGGGTCCTCACTAGCGGCAATATCTTCCTCTGTTACTTCCGAAATATCTTCCACGACAATGCACATACCTTGAACTGGTTCTTTAGCCAAAGGACCCTCAGTGACTGCTAATTGGAACCCGTTGATAACTGAATCGGAAAATTCGAACTGGCCAGAAGCTGCTGAAAAGATGCCACCAAGTAAACCATTCTCAGATATTAGCAAATTTGGGCCAATTCTCTTTGGACCAAATGCTGCGATCTTTTCTATGTCATTGGTAAGTTCTGGCACTTCTTTCCGACTCTCAACcaagatttctttcaactgttgAGCAAATTGGCTGCTTTTCAACCCTTCTCGAGCACTCACATCAGAAGAATCTTCTGCAACAGCTCTGACATCAGCTTGGTGAGATTCCAAAAAGGTCGTGGCTGCCGAAGGTAGAGGAATTGCCCTAAAACTTATCTTGTAGGGCCCTAGCATCAAGGTTGTGGAACCTCGTTTGCCCTCTGCGTTTTTGGTTGGATTCATATCGGCCACGCTTAGGAATGTCTCGCGGTATGGGATAGCTGGCTCCGAGTGAGTAACTTCGATACCTGCAAAACGCTCACGCAAATCCTTAATACACCTCTCTAGATGTAATTCACCGGCGGTACAGAGAATATGTTCTCCGCTATCTTCAACGTAAGTCTCCACACAGGGGTCGGCATGGTTCAGCAGCTTCAGCCCTCGAGCTAATTTGTTCATTTCCATTGGATTGGCGGGTTCAATGGCAACACGAACGATAGGAGTCGTTTGGAATATGACACCTGCCAAGTTGATGCCTGTTACTCCACGCTGAACTAGGGTCCCATTTTTTAAGATCTTCCCTGCTAGACCACCCAAACCGACGATGTTCCCGGAAGGACATTCTTTGAGCGGCACAAGTTCTCTTCCCATGAATAGATAAATGCTTGTGATGGTAGCTGTTTCGATAAATTTATCAGGTTGTTGAGGATCGTATTTTGGGCCTAAGACTGAAATCTCTTGACCGACTTTGAGTGTACCACTGTATATTCTCGCGAAAGCAATCATCGCCTCCTgctcttcatcgaaaatGTCATCGAGAGCTTCTGGAACCGTGTTTGCCGCTGGTAACTCGACAGGGTTCTCTTCCTCGTATTCAAACATTGCGCTCAAAGGATCGTTTGGGTCTATTTCTGGCACAAAATCTGCCGTTCCTCCCccttcgtcatcttccaTTTCGTATTCGAACCCTAAGTCAAACTCGGGAGCTTTTTCAGTAAcaatcttgaaagaatcgCTTTCTTTCGAATCTCCTATTTCGGGAGTCAATACAGTATCCTTCGCTCTTTTATAAAGATCTTCGTTGTCATTTTTTTTATCATCCTTTATATTCATCGCATTCATCTTGTCTGTCAGCTCAGCTTGCTTGGCAGCTCGCAAAGCATCGGCCCTGGCTCGTTGAGCTCTCTCAAAAAGTGGATCATGACTGCCATCTGCCGAAGTTATTGGTAACTCTTCTCTTGGTATGGATAGCATTTTTGAGACATATGCACTGACATTACCGTTCCTATCACATCTTCTCATGGATTCCAAAAGCTCATGATCGACCTTTTCGACACCAGGTGCCCCAGAAATAATCGTATCAAGTCTTTCTCCCTGAGAATCCAATGGCGAAGGTAGTTTTTCGATCACCGTTAAAAGCACAGCGGTACTGACAGGAAGCCACTGGCTCATTATCTTTCTCAGTAGCTGCTTATCATCTTTCGATCGAAGATCGCGTGGCAAGACGTTTATATTAAGAGTCTTCGTTATCTtttcgatgatttcaaCGTTCTTAGACATAATAACGTTTTCGTAAATTTTCCATATATTTTCCAATATTAATGAAACAAAAAGTGGCTTTAACGGTCTATTTTTCAATCCCTTTTGATTGATAATTTTCTTAGACTTGGGATCGAGGTAGAAATCACCCCACAAGACTTTTTGTAGGTTTTCTCTCTTGGCTCCTAATTTTTGTTCATAGAATTTTGCCATTTGACTTATATTAAAGCCCCAACCATCAACGGCTGAAGCAAAGATAACGTTATTGTCTACCGGACTGAAGTAGATACCTGAAtcatccttttcaacaaactgTGCGTCCTTATCCTTCTCCAGTTCTTCTCTCCAAGAATAGTCATCCAACTGTCTTTGTCCAGCGAAGAAGGATCCAATGATAGAGTTTGCCTGTTCGATGACCCTTGATAGATGAAGGTAGGCTTCCTGAGGTGTGAGTTGTAATTCTGTAATCAATCTATCGATTTTGTTCAAAACCAACACAGGTTTTAGCTTTTCAGTCCAACATTGCCTTAAGACGGTCACCGTTTGAGAGCAAACACCTTCAACAACATCCACTAGAACAACGGCACCATCACATAACTTGGACGCAGCACTCACTTCACTGGAGAAATCGATATGACCGGGAGAATcgatcaaattgatcagaTGCTCATTCACAATGGGCTCCTCAGAATTTTCTTGCTTATGCAACACTCTGAAATAAAGAGAAATGGCTGAAGATTCCATTGTAATTCCTCGCAGTTGCTCATCTGGCCTTGAGTCGAGGTATCTGATCTTTCCCGCTAATCTCTGCGATATTATCCCATTCGATGCCAGCAAAGAATCTGACAGGGAAGTCTTACCATGATCAACGTGAGCCACAATACAGATGTTTCTTATACATGAAGGATCGTTTTGTAGACGAACAAACGTATCTGAGTCTACTCTGGGCATCTTGGATCTCTTACAGTCCCTTTACGTCTTTTCTCTTGTTATTTTTTACTTGTTCAGTTACCACAGCGAGTTTATAAGCCTTAAGTTAATTACagaattgaatgaaatatctacatcaagaacaaagttTCGCAACCGCAACGAAAACATTGGGAATTGGGACGTTGACAAGTTACTGAACAGTATCTCGACCTCCGAAATTCATTAATTTCGCCAGGATTATAGTGTATATATAGACtttgatatcaagaaacaGGGCCGAAAAACACCCACAGTACTTAGCTTTAGTGCCACAGGTAAACTAGATCAAAGTGCTCTTGAAGATTCGTCGTATGAAAGAGGATGCTCACTGCAAGTAGCTTTGCTTACTCTAGGTGTGCTCATCGCGCACATCTTGAAATTAAAAAAATTACgtagcgatgagcttaagTCACCGATTTAAGAGTGAACTCGAAGAACGCCCTGGACTTTTAAGCACGATGTCTAACCAAGATGAGTTTAACTTGGATTCAAATGAAATGATGGCAGATATGTGTCCCGATTGTGGAGATTTCCTGACCAAATGCTTAATCCAACAAAACTATGCAATGGTACTATGCCCGAACCTACGTTGTGGGTATCCGTTTAATCAGAACGAGACCTCAGAGAACGTAGTTTACGTTGAAGAATCGGAAGTGTTGGAAGTGGCAAAACAACGACTTTCCAAGAGTTAAAATCATCCAACTTTTTAAAAATACACTACCTTAATGCATTACTATATATGACGTCTCCTTCTTTGCTGACACTGACGCTaaattccaaatcatcatccGTCGTCATATCCCAAATCTTATAAACCATCATCAAGGTGAAAATGTTACAGATACTACCGACAAAGAGACCATCGATATAATGATTGGCGCCACGACATACAGCATCAGAGACCGCGAAGACAATAACCTGACCCACGACGAAGAAAAATACACCTAGTAGGATCGCCCCGGTAACCCACAAACTGCGAACgacgaagaaagaaactaaCAATTGACAAATGATGTGTATTGCGAGTACGACGGCATTCACCACGTAGACAACAGTAAATAATGCAATTGTATTCATTGAATCAATCTCTCCTCTCTCATTCCAAGTTTCAAACGTTAGAATGGATGCCAGGAAATTAGCAGTAAATCCTATGAGTGATGAACCACGTACCAATAACATCGATCTAGTTGTACCATCTTCCCACAGGTTAAAACCGAGTAGACCATTTATCAGTAAAGTCCAACAACAAGCCCCCGCGAGGCCAATTTGTATGGCAACAAAATATGGATATGAACCAGATCCTGGTGGTGAAGCCCCGGTATTCACCACTAGAGTGAAAACGATCAGCAATAATGCAAGTTGGTAAAAATACAGATATTCCGATCTGCCAATCGCGGTATATTTTTGCCTGATGTTATAAATAATGATTAGAATGACCACCAATGCCCCAATATTAACAAATGCATTCCCAATTCCAAAGATAACTGTATTGGCGACATCAATAGAACGAGCGTAGCACTTAGGTAAGATACCAACCTTTATATTGCTCGGATCAAAATCGTGAATCTGGGTTGCATTCGACAAAACCATATGCGTCGAAGACTTAACTACCGAACATAACGGCAGAGGAGTTCTCAGACATATACCGGCAAAATCCCCATAGGCCATCCCACAATAGCACGACAAGTCAAAAGGCCATCCAACGACTACCAAGACCTCGAGACTGAATTAGATCTTAATTTCAATGAGTGTTACACCTTTGTGAAATTCTTGCCAAATATGGATATCTAACCGGGTAACAAAACGCCAAACACCAAGACAAAAATAGCCGCCATCATTAATCACACCTCTTCGCAAGCACCAGAAAGCACACGAGTCTCAGCCAAACAAAGTCTCAGTTGTAGCGTAAATGGATAGATGTCCATCTATTTCCTTTCCTTCGGCTGCCCCAAACACTAGACTGTTGACACCaatgatcttgaataaaAAACCAACGCGACTATTTTTTCCTATCACCTTCCCTTGCACTGTCATATTGATATCACTCATTTTACACTGCTCATCTTTATGTTTGCATGTTACGAGTGCATGTTACGAGTGCATATTATGTGTGTTAGTAGATGAACTTTCAATATAGACAGGAGTAAACAACAAAGATCTTAAAGGGTACTTTTAAAAGCTAAATTTCGGATGACTGTTTTGATTTTTAAAACCCAGACAGCctttacaaagaaaatcTGTACACCAAAAATGAACTATCTTAAATATCTTTTGcatcatttttcaagcGCGCCGACGCGAGACGGTACTTTCGTGCTAGGCAGAGTACTGGGCAGGTGGCTGGGCAGGTTCCAGGAAAGAGCTAGGCAGAGAGCTAGGCAGACAGATGGATTGTCTTCCTCTAGCAGGCTGGAGCTCGCTAGTGCCAGCCCACTGGCTCCTCTGTCTAGCATCTCGGTCTGTAATGGCCATCACATCAACCCATAGTCAATGAAAGTATATTACTGAAATTTGACCCTTTCATAGCCTTTTCAAGCTTACAAGTAATCAACTAAGATCAGTCGCAATGGGTATGTGGTAAAAGTGAGATAAGTCAGTTACGAGAGAATCCTGTGGATCAGTTTACAATGACAGAACCTATGAGAGTttgagagtttgaaaatttgaggATTTGAGGTtatgaagatttgaaaatATTAAAAGAGAGAGAAAGCACAAGGATACTCTCCGTAACCTACGGATGATAGTTCATTATTACTAACATTATAACAGTTAACGTTCCAAAGACCAGAAAGACCTACTGTAAGGGTAAGGCCTGCCGTAAGCACACTCAACACAAGGTTACCCAATACAAGGCCGGTAAGGCTTCCTTGTTCGCTCAAGGTAAGAGACGTTATGACCGTAAACAATCCGGTTTCGGTGGTCAAACCAAGCCTGTCTTCCACAAGAAAGCTAAGACTACCAAGAAGGTCGTCTTGAGATTGGAATGTGTTGCTTGTAAGACTagagctcaattgactttgaagaGATGTAAGCACTTCGAATTGGGTGGtgaaaagaagcaaaaggGTCAAGCTTTGCAATTCTAAGCGTAACGTTATATTACGATTTTTAACATCACATAATTATCTAGACTTATCATCTTTAAAGTTGCACGTTACTGTAAATACCGTGGTGTATGATTTTACAAGTTTACCTAGATCAAGGACCACTCTTTAACACATATTTTAACACTACTCATAGGAGGCTTGAGAGGGTTATATCGCGTTATTGGTGACTATATTTTAGGCCAGCATGTTTGGAAACCCGTATAATTCGCCTTCTCGTAATGGGCAAGGTTATCAGGCTCCTAAACCACCCGCGAATTTTAGTAACAATTACATGAGACAACAGGGTTCCCATCCTTCTTTACGCGATCCTTTGCAGGGAGAATCAGCTACCGTACCAGGCGGGTTCACAGATGTTCCTCCTTTAAATTATCCTGCTACTCCACCACCTCATAATGGTAATGCCTATCAGCAAATGACCCCACCACAGGCCGCAGCTGGTCTCTATATGTCCAATAACAATTCATCCAGTCATTTGCAATCTGTGCCGCAACCAATGCCCCAATTTTCACCCAGTCAATATTCTACGGGATCGGATTATAGTCAGAATATCAACAGAAGTGGCTCTAGTAGCCCATTGCATCAACCACAACAGATTATGTCACAGAACAGTCCTGTGAGAGGCGCTagaaatcaattgcaatcACCACAGCATCAGAATCAACCACCTCTTTTCCCACCGCCAAAGACACAACAAGCAAATGGCCAATCGAACTATATGTATTTTGAGAGGAGACCTGATCTATTGACGAATACGACACAAGATAAAGCTGCCGCAGTTAAATTGAAAGTAGAGAACTTTTATCAATCCTCAGTCAAGTATGCCATTGAGAGAAATCAGAGACGTGTTGAGTTGGAGAGTAGTTTGAGCGTACAGGATTGGTCCGAAGAGAGAAGGTCTCGTGAACTAACATCTCTCGGTAGGAAAGAATCGCAGTTCTTGCGTCTGAGAAGAACCAGGTTATCGTTAGAAGATTTCCACACGGTTAAAGTCATTGGTAAAGGTGCATTTGGTGAAGTGAGACTAGTGCAAAAGAGAGATACAGGAAAGATCTATGCGATGAAGACCTTGTTGAAGTCCGAAATGTACAAGAAGGATCAATTAGCGCACGTAAAAGCCGAAAGAGACGTTCTCGCAGGGAGTGATTCACCATGGGTTGTTTCGTTGTATTACTCGTTTCAGGATACGCAGTACTTGTACTTGATTATGGAGTTCTTACCGGGTGGTGATTTGATGACAATGTTGATAAGATGGCAACTATTTACAGAGGATGTGACGCGTTTTTATATGGCAGAATGTATCCTTGCTATCGAGGCGATCCATAAGCTTGGGTTCATTCACAGAGACATTAAGCCAGATAATATCCTGATAGACATTCGCGGTCACATCAAGCTATCGGATTTTGGGTTATCCACTGGGTTTCACAAGACACACGATTCGAACTATTATAAAAAACTATtgcaacaagaagaaggaaaagcGGCTCAAAGTCCCAACCAGGATAAGAGCAATCGCCAAACGATGAT
Above is a window of Torulaspora delbrueckii CBS 1146 chromosome 6, complete genome DNA encoding:
- the TDEL0F00770 gene encoding uncharacterized protein (similar to Saccharomyces cerevisiae YNL165W; ancestral locus Anc_2.89), which produces MNRIRNLIGHQRSGTTSDQQDSNEQQPVAINNDVDDQSTVFGDQSDEIPDTVTLNTVVSGSLTIGDFQRQGFVNRCPTFNAARTMPLAYVLLTKGFFCFPSEKAYEKFLDNNRTFNTLDTNEGLGIPLFHAISAGVIKTMFNRHAPIMRIYKYMIIDTDTEKPPKDGTLVAQDGSKMLYKYLFCTIYQELMNDYSRVEHKFVFSGETAPENIVLANYVLTRGTDTKMQGLNLRWYGTTGFASPFGASVLKLLVLDDGMPSMMDQCKLEEFEEYSKSYKGRSLGKLPIWATYSDKCSTMIPKKRSLRLAEFNVGETGRECSRGIIDIPIETQALACMCMVLHDFESRKDRRGGGAMVLPAVPFI
- the DSE2 gene encoding Dse2p (similar to Saccharomyces cerevisiae DSE2 (YHR143W); ancestral locus Anc_2.90), yielding MRFQLKTFLSSIALLLATVKSDDVNLFTSDGVVYSYAVVTSTIAPPSVRVETHYYTTTRVREVTLDNSEVETTTEKIISASEVTSTAQSSSTTSSADETTSSTTTTSTTSFSSSQATQASQSRSIVTLQPESTASMTSSTNSASSSTISTTSSTSSSSTTGNLGSSVTPYSTVTGTDGKCSVYYEDDEYYSTFYLTDPSQSIDAATTITSTMVVYETSTIQ
- the IBD2 gene encoding Ibd2p (similar to Saccharomyces cerevisiae IBD2 (YNL164C); ancestral locus Anc_2.91); this encodes MPASEISNNASLSVNVMMQQGMQALSKVLKGPLRDHKRPSVDQTTLQALFGRAAERKNLKELPKADDVVSIDEEFSASQSIVETNHESLADFDDPELHLDGEDGEIIFDCGTQELMGSPDQIGEHITQMLESVLPNGMQTGPDGRLHAVVNGDELNITEESFIDLQEAMTSLGHLQTAKQRQQNVKRNLEQLRIIDEHDDDKCMDDEPEAGLPSEESSQQYEPSTKMNNHKHLDFEYPTSHTKRTPNFTALIDQKSPLCLFCEYYMVFGEPPRNMIKWYNKMYEYDSIPRTSDKQEQQHQHQHQKNRRKRNR
- the RIA1 gene encoding GTPase RIA1 (similar to Saccharomyces cerevisiae RIA1 (YNL163C); ancestral locus Anc_2.92), coding for MPRVDSDTFVRLQNDPSCIRNICIVAHVDHGKTSLSDSLLASNGIISQRLAGKIRYLDSRPDEQLRGITMESSAISLYFRVLHKQENSEEPIVNEHLINLIDSPGHIDFSSEVSAASKLCDGAVVLVDVVEGVCSQTVTVLRQCWTEKLKPVLVLNKIDRLITELQLTPQEAYLHLSRVIEQANSIIGSFFAGQRQLDDYSWREELEKDKDAQFVEKDDSGIYFSPVDNNVIFASAVDGWGFNISQMAKFYEQKLGAKRENLQKVLWGDFYLDPKSKKIINQKGLKNRPLKPLFVSLILENIWKIYENVIMSKNVEIIEKITKTLNINVLPRDLRSKDDKQLLRKIMSQWLPVSTAVLLTVIEKLPSPLDSQGERLDTIISGAPGVEKVDHELLESMRRCDRNGNVSAYVSKMLSIPREELPITSADGSHDPLFERAQRARADALRAAKQAELTDKMNAMNIKDDKKNDNEDLYKRAKDTVLTPEIGDSKESDSFKIVTEKAPEFDLGFEYEMEDDEGGGTADFVPEIDPNDPLSAMFEYEEENPVELPAANTVPEALDDIFDEEQEAMIAFARIYSGTLKVGQEISVLGPKYDPQQPDKFIETATITSIYLFMGRELVPLKECPSGNIVGLGGLAGKILKNGTLVQRGVTGINLAGVIFQTTPIVRVAIEPANPMEMNKLARGLKLLNHADPCVETYVEDSGEHILCTAGELHLERCIKDLRERFAGIEVTHSEPAIPYRETFLSVADMNPTKNAEGKRGSTTLMLGPYKISFRAIPLPSAATTFLESHQADVRAVAEDSSDVSAREGLKSSQFAQQLKEILVESRKEVPELTNDIEKIAAFGPKRIGPNLLISENGLLGGIFSAASGQFEFSDSVINGFQLAVTEGPLAKEPVQGMCIVVEDISEVTEEDIAASEDPQYQRDLLDVSGRLITSTRDSIHEGFLDWAPRMMWAMYSCNIQTSVDVLGKVYAVVQQRRGKIVSEEMKEGTPFFQIEAHIPVVEAFGFSEDIRKKTSGAAQPQLVFAGFECIDLDPFWVPTTEEELEELGDTADKENIARRHMNNVRRRKGLFINEKLIENAEKQRTLKKN
- the TDEL0F00810 gene encoding uncharacterized protein (similar to Saccharomyces cerevisiae YNL162W-A; ancestral locus Anc_2.93), which produces MMADMCPDCGDFLTKCLIQQNYAMVLCPNLRCGYPFNQNETSENVVYVEESEVLEVAKQRLSKS
- the CHS7 gene encoding Chs7p (similar to Saccharomyces cerevisiae CHS7 (YHR142W); ancestral locus Anc_2.94); its protein translation is MAYGDFAGICLRTPLPLCSVVKSSTHMVLSNATQIHDFDPSNIKVGILPKCYARSIDVANTVIFGIGNAFVNIGALVVILIIIYNIRQKYTAIGRSEYLYFYQLALLLIVFTLVVNTGASPPGSGSYPYFVAIQIGLAGACCWTLLINGLLGFNLWEDGTTRSMLLVRGSSLIGFTANFLASILTFETWNERGEIDSMNTIALFTVVYVVNAVVLAIHIICQLLVSFFVVRSLWVTGAILLGVFFFVVGQVIVFAVSDAVCRGANHYIDGLFVGSICNIFTLMMVYKIWDMTTDDDLEFSVSVSKEGDVIYSNALR
- the RPL42A gene encoding 60S ribosomal protein eL42 (similar to Saccharomyces cerevisiae RPL42B (YHR141C) and RPL42A (YNL162W); ancestral locus Anc_2.95), which codes for MVNVPKTRKTYCKGKACRKHTQHKVTQYKAGKASLFAQGKRRYDRKQSGFGGQTKPVFHKKAKTTKKVVLRLECVACKTRAQLTLKRCKHFELGGEKKQKGQALQF